In Mesorhizobium sp. 113-3-3, a genomic segment contains:
- a CDS encoding Gfo/Idh/MocA family protein, whose protein sequence is MAKKLDTGKLGIGVIGCGNISKAYFSLAPLFRGIEMRACADINMDAARARAKEFKLRAETVEDLLEADDIDIIVNLTIPAVHYEVSKRVLDAGKHVYSEKPFVLSLEEGQDLKARAERKGLRIGSAPDTFLGGAHQLVRELIDEGKLGKITSGTCHVMGHGMEHWHPNPDFFFQPGAGPVLDIGPYYITNLIQLIGPVKQVAAFATTPAKERTISSKPRAGEKIPVNTPTTIHGLLEFENGAVVTLNTSWDVWAHGHAPMELYGEAGTVFVPDPNFFGGDVRFTEEGKPVKKLPKWKHPLGEPNEMHGQGMMANYRTAGLADMALAIVEGRPHRCSMELALHAVDVMTGILRSGETGKFVAMQTTCERPAALGVKAAKELLAKKK, encoded by the coding sequence ATGGCAAAGAAGCTAGATACTGGGAAACTGGGTATTGGCGTCATCGGCTGCGGCAACATTTCGAAGGCGTATTTCTCGCTGGCGCCGCTGTTTCGCGGCATCGAGATGCGCGCCTGCGCCGACATCAACATGGATGCAGCCAGGGCGCGGGCGAAGGAGTTCAAGCTGCGCGCCGAGACCGTCGAGGACCTGCTCGAGGCCGACGACATCGACATCATCGTCAACCTGACGATACCGGCGGTGCATTACGAGGTGTCGAAACGTGTGCTCGATGCCGGCAAGCACGTCTATTCGGAAAAGCCGTTCGTGCTTTCGCTCGAGGAGGGCCAGGACCTCAAGGCGCGGGCAGAGAGGAAAGGGCTGCGCATCGGCTCGGCGCCCGACACCTTCCTCGGCGGCGCGCACCAGCTGGTGCGCGAACTGATCGACGAGGGCAAGCTTGGCAAGATCACCAGCGGCACCTGCCATGTCATGGGTCACGGCATGGAGCATTGGCACCCCAATCCGGATTTCTTCTTCCAGCCGGGCGCCGGACCGGTGCTCGATATCGGGCCGTATTACATCACCAATCTGATCCAGCTGATCGGGCCGGTGAAACAGGTGGCGGCCTTTGCGACAACCCCGGCCAAGGAGCGGACGATTTCATCGAAACCACGCGCGGGCGAAAAAATCCCGGTCAATACACCGACGACCATCCATGGCCTGCTGGAGTTCGAGAACGGCGCCGTGGTGACGTTGAACACCAGCTGGGATGTCTGGGCTCATGGCCACGCGCCGATGGAACTCTATGGCGAAGCGGGCACGGTGTTCGTGCCGGATCCGAACTTCTTCGGCGGCGACGTGCGTTTCACCGAAGAGGGCAAGCCGGTCAAGAAGCTGCCGAAATGGAAGCACCCGCTTGGCGAGCCCAATGAAATGCATGGCCAGGGCATGATGGCCAACTACCGCACGGCGGGTCTCGCCGACATGGCATTGGCGATAGTCGAGGGGCGGCCGCATCGTTGCTCGATGGAACTGGCGCTGCATGCCGTCGATGTCATGACCGGCATACTGCGTTCCGGCGAGACGGGAAAATTCGTCGCCATGCAGACCACTTGCGAACGGCCGGCGGCACTTGGCGTCAAGGCGGCCAAGGAATTGCTGGCCAAGAAAAAGTAA
- the mgrA gene encoding L-glyceraldehyde 3-phosphate reductase: protein MPYVAAENRYEKMIYNRCGRSGLKLPAISLGLWHNFGNDTPHKTKQAIVRKAFDLGITHFDLANNYGPPPGSAETAFGEILRTDFSAYRDELIISTKAGYEMWAGPYGEWGGRKYMLASLDQSLKRMGLDYVDIFYSHRFDPDTPLEETMGALDHAVRSGKALYAGISSYNSQRTREAADILKRLGTPCIIHQPSYSMLNRWVEEDGLLDTLEGLGVGSIVFSPLAQGMLTDKYLGGIPEGSRASQGKSLKTAFINDRTIANIEALNAIAGKRGQTLAQMALAWVLRKGKVTSALIGASRPEQVEDCVGALKVLDFSDAELAEIDSYARESDINLWAASAERKGPPRK from the coding sequence ATGCCCTATGTCGCCGCCGAAAATCGCTACGAAAAAATGATCTACAACCGCTGTGGCCGCTCAGGCCTCAAGCTGCCGGCGATCTCGCTCGGCCTGTGGCACAATTTCGGCAATGACACGCCGCACAAGACCAAGCAGGCGATCGTGCGCAAGGCGTTCGACCTCGGCATCACCCATTTCGACCTTGCCAACAATTACGGACCGCCGCCCGGCTCGGCCGAAACCGCTTTCGGCGAAATCCTGCGCACCGATTTTTCCGCCTATCGCGACGAGCTGATCATCTCGACCAAGGCCGGCTATGAAATGTGGGCCGGCCCCTACGGTGAATGGGGCGGGCGCAAATACATGCTGGCCAGCCTCGACCAGAGCCTGAAGCGGATGGGGCTCGACTATGTCGACATTTTCTACTCGCACCGCTTCGACCCCGACACGCCGCTGGAGGAAACCATGGGTGCGCTCGACCACGCGGTGCGTTCGGGCAAAGCACTCTATGCCGGCATCTCGTCCTACAACTCGCAGCGCACCCGCGAGGCCGCCGACATCCTCAAGCGGCTCGGCACGCCCTGCATCATCCACCAGCCGAGCTATTCGATGCTGAACCGCTGGGTTGAGGAGGATGGCCTGCTCGACACGCTGGAGGGGCTTGGCGTCGGTTCGATCGTGTTTTCGCCCCTGGCTCAGGGCATGCTGACCGACAAATATCTTGGCGGTATCCCCGAGGGCAGCCGCGCCTCCCAAGGCAAGTCGCTGAAGACGGCCTTCATCAACGACCGCACCATCGCCAACATCGAGGCGCTCAACGCGATCGCCGGCAAGCGCGGCCAGACGCTGGCGCAGATGGCGCTGGCCTGGGTGCTGCGCAAGGGCAAGGTAACGTCGGCGCTGATCGGCGCCAGCCGGCCGGAGCAAGTCGAGGACTGCGTCGGCGCCCTGAAGGTTCTCGACTTCAGCGATGCCGAATTGGCTGAGATCGACAGCTACGCGCGCGAATCCGACATCAATCTGTGGGCAGCCTCGGCCGAGCGCAAAGGCCCGCCGAGGAAATAG
- a CDS encoding S1 family serine peptidase — MHITNRFGPIVAASLLGIAAAFVSTNHGRADEGTARPEAAVSPMQRVTEARAKAAAENPDGADRVYGGNQAEKGAYPFQVALLTTARLDENPASQANAQFCGGSLIAPQWVLTAAHCLNDKGRPISPDTVTVLTGATDLSEGKRHKVVEVIINEGYSEQTLDNDLGLLRLAEPADAPTIKLAREATPDTGKTTVTGWGKMQDGTFPTTLMVADLDLQPNSACNSGIKAIYAHDLKAALGDLSHRMRYSEKGIDAAANAIAADMTDPLTGNMICAGTTSGVRDACNGDSGGPLFMTGADGPVQVGVVSWGEGPADGSAACGHKDAYGIYTRLANYGGWIEAKMKTPAPAPEKPKAGLGTAQKPKTP, encoded by the coding sequence GTGCACATCACAAATCGGTTCGGGCCAATCGTTGCCGCATCGCTGCTTGGCATTGCCGCTGCCTTTGTATCGACCAACCACGGCCGGGCGGATGAAGGCACCGCAAGGCCCGAAGCGGCGGTCTCGCCGATGCAGCGGGTGACCGAGGCCAGGGCCAAGGCGGCGGCGGAGAACCCTGACGGCGCCGACCGGGTCTATGGCGGCAACCAGGCCGAAAAGGGCGCCTATCCGTTCCAGGTCGCGCTGCTCACCACCGCCAGGCTGGACGAGAACCCGGCCTCGCAGGCCAATGCGCAATTCTGCGGCGGCAGCCTGATCGCGCCGCAATGGGTGCTGACGGCGGCGCACTGCCTCAACGACAAGGGCAGGCCGATCTCGCCGGATACGGTCACCGTGCTGACCGGCGCCACCGACCTCAGCGAAGGCAAGCGCCACAAGGTGGTGGAGGTCATCATCAACGAGGGCTACAGCGAGCAGACGCTCGACAACGACCTCGGCCTGCTCCGGCTTGCCGAGCCGGCCGATGCGCCGACCATCAAGCTTGCCCGCGAGGCGACCCCCGACACCGGCAAGACCACCGTCACCGGCTGGGGCAAGATGCAGGACGGGACGTTCCCGACCACGCTGATGGTCGCGGATCTCGATCTGCAGCCCAACAGCGCCTGCAACAGTGGCATCAAGGCCATCTACGCGCACGACCTCAAGGCGGCGCTCGGCGATCTGTCCCATCGCATGCGCTATTCGGAAAAGGGCATCGATGCGGCCGCCAATGCGATTGCCGCCGACATGACCGATCCGCTGACCGGCAACATGATCTGCGCCGGCACCACCAGCGGTGTGCGTGATGCCTGCAATGGCGACAGCGGCGGCCCCCTGTTCATGACCGGCGCCGACGGGCCGGTCCAGGTCGGCGTCGTCAGTTGGGGTGAAGGCCCGGCCGACGGCAGCGCGGCCTGCGGCCACAAGGACGCCTATGGCATCTACACGCGGCTGGCCAACTACGGCGGCTGGATCGAGGCGAAGATGAAGACCCCTGCCCCCGCGCCGGAAAAGCCGAAAGCCGGGCTGGGCACCGCGCAGAAACCGAAAACGCCCTGA
- a CDS encoding trypsin-like serine peptidase, with amino-acid sequence MTKLTNALIASALLSTAMWTVPVFAADPGSASAGNGESMRDVTSGDFKAGRAKPITTPTLTDEDNRAAPLTDEKAAVKSYGIVGRSADGKEIKIEPSEALRELIIKELNAPANGAAGAERKTEDPGLGEGEAGRQVFGPDDREQVKNTKTYPFSAIGYLEAKSPKTGSYGSCSATLIGPRTVLTAAHCLYSHEDKDWLSEYLFVPGLNGSTADDAPFGAFTFESAYVLQGFIDNYQGYYGSVIPWDLGIITLKQDVGTNLGWLGYANYDDLGDFTANLVGYPGDKPMGTMWKASCEVHAENIAPEYFQYDCDTFPGSSGSSVYAYDTKSKQRIITGVNVAESPDANTAVRLNAANVQWINSLYK; translated from the coding sequence ATGACAAAACTGACAAACGCACTCATTGCGTCCGCATTGCTTTCCACCGCAATGTGGACGGTCCCGGTTTTCGCCGCCGACCCTGGCTCCGCCAGTGCCGGCAATGGCGAAAGCATGCGGGACGTTACTTCAGGCGACTTCAAGGCCGGTCGGGCAAAGCCGATCACGACACCGACGCTTACTGACGAAGACAACCGCGCCGCGCCGCTCACCGACGAGAAGGCGGCTGTTAAATCCTATGGCATCGTCGGGCGTTCCGCCGATGGCAAGGAGATCAAGATCGAGCCGAGCGAAGCACTGCGCGAGCTCATCATCAAGGAGCTGAACGCGCCGGCCAATGGCGCGGCCGGGGCTGAGCGCAAGACCGAGGACCCGGGACTGGGCGAAGGCGAAGCAGGGCGTCAGGTTTTCGGTCCCGACGATCGCGAGCAGGTCAAGAACACCAAGACCTATCCGTTCTCGGCCATCGGCTATCTGGAGGCCAAATCGCCGAAGACGGGCAGCTATGGCAGCTGCTCGGCAACGCTGATCGGCCCGCGCACCGTGCTCACCGCGGCGCACTGCCTCTACAGCCATGAGGACAAGGACTGGCTGTCCGAATATCTGTTCGTGCCGGGCCTCAACGGCAGCACCGCGGATGACGCACCGTTCGGCGCCTTCACCTTTGAAAGCGCCTATGTGCTGCAGGGCTTCATCGACAACTACCAGGGCTATTACGGCTCGGTGATCCCGTGGGATCTGGGCATCATCACGCTGAAGCAGGATGTCGGCACCAATCTGGGTTGGCTGGGCTACGCCAATTACGACGATCTCGGCGATTTCACCGCCAACCTCGTCGGGTATCCCGGCGACAAGCCGATGGGCACGATGTGGAAGGCAAGCTGCGAAGTGCATGCCGAGAACATCGCTCCGGAATATTTCCAGTACGACTGCGATACGTTCCCGGGGTCGAGCGGCAGCTCGGTCTATGCCTATGACACCAAGTCCAAGCAGCGCATCATCACCGGCGTCAACGTGGCGGAAAGCCCCGACGCGAACACCGCCGTGCGCCTCAACGCCGCCAACGTCCAGTGGATCAACAGCCTGTACAAATAA
- a CDS encoding MORN repeat-containing protein, with the protein MLATLMVSTAFADPAPVGGAWAERVQILYQADTRSVLRRTVRVWDFHPEKNLDFVWEPAAGQSPDRTIAEDGTINGKGRLVWRVRGSASYDPKTVYSSYFGDIRNGRPDGQGRLELRSGEVFDGHWLAGDLNGKGIHVDADGNRYEGEFVDGVPNGEGRLLSKTGEIFAGSFVGGLKNGKGHTRLAGGTVYESQWVMGKEVGGSRPDVLADARVGGLLKAQAGGGDADKVEIGVIVDQRMTQQADMKYQHLVRDEDVAIYPEDNLYNDAWNGTGTVNTTNVYGGADWENTPAFAEVDLKTTDESRVKLDSLEMKVAASDAYRKPMLSISEHFGCIGFRPDFSIVNNGWGDAKDMKMSIQFTTVDEEGNPTGQPSRMFTKDIGGFGDGVDVSIKSVLDEAGVDTASLETGRFPCPSVDSLNVCRSQLTNKIKFGEVGDYLGNFNQAMTLNAIGKFDYSWADDQGNVYQQSEPFRAQMTMAVFETPESMAECGDGGGGSPEAMRYQNIEFPIGKHDYTIAMPMRGNKNVSAYTARLKMWSAMSSIHSFSIAAHFADGSVRESKPVTFFYFRPKQSLFETKTEPAACYLPRQMIGCG; encoded by the coding sequence ATGCTGGCCACGCTGATGGTTTCGACGGCTTTTGCCGATCCCGCCCCTGTCGGCGGCGCCTGGGCGGAGCGCGTGCAGATCCTCTATCAGGCCGACACACGCTCGGTGTTGCGCCGGACCGTGCGTGTCTGGGATTTCCATCCTGAGAAGAACCTCGATTTCGTCTGGGAGCCGGCGGCGGGCCAGTCGCCCGACCGGACGATCGCCGAGGACGGCACCATCAACGGCAAGGGCAGGCTGGTGTGGCGGGTGCGCGGCTCGGCGAGCTATGATCCGAAGACCGTCTATTCCAGCTATTTCGGTGACATCAGGAACGGCCGGCCTGACGGGCAAGGCCGGCTCGAACTGCGTTCGGGCGAGGTTTTCGATGGACATTGGTTAGCCGGAGACCTCAACGGCAAGGGCATCCACGTCGATGCCGACGGCAACCGCTATGAGGGGGAGTTCGTCGACGGCGTTCCGAATGGCGAGGGCCGGTTGCTTTCGAAGACCGGCGAGATCTTCGCCGGCTCCTTTGTCGGCGGGCTGAAGAACGGCAAGGGCCATACCCGGCTCGCCGGCGGCACTGTCTATGAATCGCAATGGGTGATGGGTAAGGAGGTCGGCGGCTCGCGTCCCGACGTTCTGGCCGATGCCAGGGTCGGCGGCCTGCTCAAGGCGCAGGCCGGCGGCGGCGATGCCGACAAGGTCGAGATCGGCGTTATCGTCGACCAGCGCATGACCCAGCAGGCCGACATGAAATACCAGCATCTGGTGCGCGACGAGGACGTTGCGATCTATCCGGAAGACAATCTCTACAACGACGCCTGGAACGGCACCGGAACGGTCAACACGACGAATGTCTATGGCGGCGCGGACTGGGAGAACACGCCGGCCTTTGCCGAGGTCGACCTGAAGACGACAGACGAATCCAGGGTCAAGCTCGACAGCCTGGAAATGAAGGTCGCTGCCAGCGATGCCTACCGCAAGCCGATGCTGTCGATCTCGGAGCATTTCGGCTGCATCGGCTTCCGGCCGGACTTCTCGATCGTCAACAATGGCTGGGGCGACGCCAAGGACATGAAGATGTCGATCCAGTTCACCACGGTGGACGAGGAAGGCAATCCGACCGGCCAGCCAAGCCGCATGTTCACCAAGGATATCGGTGGTTTCGGCGATGGCGTCGACGTGTCGATCAAGAGCGTGCTCGACGAGGCCGGCGTCGATACGGCGAGCCTTGAGACGGGACGTTTTCCCTGCCCCTCTGTCGACAGTCTCAATGTCTGCCGCAGCCAGCTCACCAACAAGATCAAGTTCGGCGAGGTCGGCGACTATCTCGGCAATTTCAATCAGGCGATGACGCTGAATGCGATCGGCAAATTCGACTATTCCTGGGCCGACGATCAGGGCAATGTCTACCAGCAGAGCGAGCCGTTTCGCGCCCAGATGACCATGGCGGTCTTCGAGACTCCCGAATCGATGGCCGAATGCGGCGATGGCGGCGGCGGCAGTCCGGAAGCCATGCGCTACCAGAACATCGAATTCCCGATCGGCAAACACGACTACACGATCGCCATGCCGATGCGCGGCAACAAGAATGTCAGCGCCTATACGGCGCGGCTGAAAATGTGGTCGGCGATGTCGTCGATCCACAGTTTCAGCATCGCCGCGCATTTCGCGGATGGCAGCGTGCGCGAGAGCAAGCCGGTGACCTTCTTCTATTTCCGCCCGAAGCAGTCGTTGTTCGAGACCAAGACAGAACCGGCGGCGTGCTATCTGCCGCGCCAGATGATTGGCTGTGGTTAA
- the amrB gene encoding AmmeMemoRadiSam system protein B, whose amino-acid sequence MITRLLTLIIVSLVLCGTAQPTPIVCPPHTENFPPFYDDATLFKDAIASVADVQPSNQRLTGITVPHHLLAADLVALGFHAASGFRYKRIVILSPDHFHRTHKLYATTTRGFDTVLGPVAADADAVRLLEKNGDMVEESCLFDKEHGVRAMLPFLHHYFPEAKIVPIAMSVKAKRGDWDRLAEALKPIVDRDTLIVESTDFSHYLPQHDSRRFDQQTLNMLAAGSLDGIAALRQPDHADSVGALYIQTRLQRELFGAQPLVVANENSQEHTSDYVERTTSYVVALFGAFGPGFNNPARPKDRIYYLAGDVNFGRAMKTVLVRDGVADKIVDSILALTGSRPLIVNLEGVILPNVPEAIDDMTLAMPEDLAASMLKRLHVAGVSLANNHAYDLGPSGYAETLRALDEAGIPHFGQGETLALDDLDLVGLTDIDTNGSRNTDLLTPALLDRLLHEDAQRPVVAFVHWGREYKTEPSAREEMLADEMRLRGASAIVGGHPHVSSEAIVPLAGGDVAEVYSLGNFLFDQSAERSSGSMLELRVFAQGTVFVRLIPLPNYFEMGRK is encoded by the coding sequence GTGATAACCCGCCTGCTGACGCTTATCATCGTCTCTCTGGTTCTCTGCGGCACGGCACAGCCCACCCCGATCGTCTGCCCACCCCACACCGAAAACTTCCCGCCCTTCTACGACGACGCCACCCTGTTCAAGGATGCCATCGCCAGCGTCGCCGATGTTCAGCCGTCCAACCAGCGGCTGACAGGCATCACCGTGCCGCATCATCTCTTGGCCGCCGATCTCGTGGCGTTGGGTTTTCATGCCGCGTCCGGCTTCCGCTACAAGCGCATCGTCATCCTGTCGCCGGACCATTTCCACAGGACGCACAAGCTCTACGCCACAACCACGCGCGGCTTCGACACCGTGCTTGGCCCGGTGGCTGCCGACGCCGATGCCGTGCGTCTTCTGGAGAAGAATGGCGACATGGTCGAGGAATCCTGCCTGTTCGACAAGGAGCACGGTGTGCGTGCCATGCTGCCTTTCCTGCACCACTATTTCCCCGAGGCGAAGATCGTGCCGATCGCGATGTCGGTAAAGGCGAAGCGCGGCGACTGGGACAGGCTGGCAGAGGCGCTGAAACCGATCGTCGACCGGGACACGCTGATCGTCGAATCCACCGACTTCTCGCACTATCTGCCCCAGCACGATTCCAGGCGCTTCGACCAGCAGACGCTGAACATGCTGGCAGCCGGCTCGCTCGACGGCATCGCCGCCTTGCGCCAGCCCGATCATGCCGATTCCGTCGGCGCGCTCTATATCCAGACCCGGCTGCAGCGCGAACTGTTCGGCGCCCAGCCCCTGGTGGTCGCCAACGAGAACTCGCAGGAACACACCTCGGATTATGTCGAGCGCACCACCAGCTATGTCGTGGCGCTGTTCGGCGCCTTCGGCCCAGGTTTCAACAACCCGGCGCGGCCAAAGGACAGGATCTACTATCTTGCCGGCGACGTGAATTTCGGTCGCGCCATGAAGACGGTCCTGGTTCGCGACGGCGTGGCCGACAAGATCGTCGACAGCATCCTGGCGCTGACCGGATCGCGGCCGCTCATCGTCAATCTCGAAGGTGTCATCCTGCCCAACGTGCCCGAAGCGATCGACGACATGACGCTGGCCATGCCGGAAGACCTCGCCGCCAGCATGCTGAAGCGGCTGCATGTCGCCGGCGTCAGCCTCGCCAACAACCACGCCTACGATCTCGGTCCATCCGGCTATGCCGAGACGCTGCGCGCGCTGGATGAGGCCGGCATCCCGCATTTCGGCCAGGGCGAAACGCTGGCGCTCGACGACCTCGACCTTGTCGGCCTGACCGACATCGACACCAATGGCTCCAGGAACACCGATCTGTTGACCCCTGCCTTGCTCGACCGGCTGCTGCACGAGGATGCGCAGCGTCCGGTCGTCGCCTTCGTCCATTGGGGCCGCGAGTACAAGACCGAACCGTCGGCGCGCGAAGAGATGCTTGCCGATGAGATGCGATTGCGCGGCGCTTCAGCCATTGTCGGCGGCCATCCGCACGTGTCGAGCGAGGCGATCGTCCCGCTGGCCGGCGGCGATGTGGCGGAAGTCTACTCGCTCGGTAATTTCCTGTTCGACCAGAGCGCCGAGCGCTCGTCAGGATCGATGCTGGAATTGCGCGTCTTCGCCCAGGGCACGGTCTTTGTCAGGCTGATCCCTCTGCCCAACTATTTCGAGATGGGTCGAAAGTAG
- a CDS encoding caspase family protein, whose product MAGALITASAARADDVPDFHLDLDTSGHTARIADLAFTPGGEDLVSASDDKTIRIWDWQSGVTLRTIRGYLGNGNDGKIFAVAVSPDGKTIAAGGYFGAGLGDKPPYGDIRLFDFATGKIKAVLKAADYAIYDIAFSPDGKMMAAGGGDGVVYLWKQDDKATSGWTQDKKLDADSWHIDKLAFAAGGTRLAATTTDNGIRLWDVAKGEEIALPDEAEPLRDVSVLALAISQDGSLFATGSKDGQVQLWRAADGTLARAMPKQAFLIGSLSFAKGERLVASCGYRCADKHRSIVWNTDSGEKLLDYAGHDGTVYASAANADGSLVATAGGTRNAIQVWDPATGERKALLQGVGEPVTAVGVDPANGIIAWGNANPCPERVACPEQLGALDKKLELPTTERFFDDPQPLTEPGSFARAALADGEWSLHAKTGGKDALENAVLEIANGGKVVRSIENDATNGFAHSAFTLIDNGLGLITGGNDGTLLEYKAATARVSGEFIGHTGEINAMVASQKAGLLVTGSADQTLRLWNLKTHELIVSMFFAGSQWIAWMPQGYYYSSDEGDKLIGWHVNQGRDHEGRFIRAGQLKKYLWSPEMVRRAIILRSARQAVQEMRPGVDNELQKLLQRKPPEFGIRLADDQSKVRDGYVAVEITGAEEAGTDVAGFSILSNSRNVGDIATRSADGDKTTVEVPVEDGQNTIRITGTNEYGYLTERSVTALARKTEKAEAKGKLYVAVIGVDKYPFLTDACSGHACDLRYPVDDATEFLNVIAQKSSPLFSSMETLVLVNREALDESPDKAQQTYTVASADTVMEPDSHTIDDQLADFLDKPGEHDTTIVFVAGHGINIDEDYYFIPTDGRKQDADRWKRSSLVDWGDIQKSVERAKGMRFMLLDTCHAANAFNPRLEKDAQDARIVVFSATAANNTAAELPELGHGVFTYSILEGLRGKAKTSDGGVTLFGLADFISREVVRLTASKQKPFYYVGGVENIVLAEP is encoded by the coding sequence ATGGCTGGAGCCTTGATCACGGCCTCTGCCGCCCGCGCTGACGATGTCCCGGATTTCCATCTCGACCTCGATACATCAGGCCATACCGCGCGGATTGCCGACCTCGCCTTCACGCCCGGTGGCGAGGACCTCGTCTCGGCATCCGATGACAAGACCATCCGCATCTGGGACTGGCAGAGCGGCGTGACGCTGCGCACCATTCGCGGCTATCTCGGCAATGGCAACGACGGCAAGATCTTCGCGGTCGCGGTTTCGCCGGACGGCAAGACCATCGCCGCCGGCGGCTATTTCGGCGCCGGGCTCGGCGACAAGCCGCCCTATGGCGACATCAGGCTGTTCGACTTCGCCACCGGCAAGATCAAGGCCGTGCTCAAGGCCGCCGACTACGCGATCTATGACATCGCTTTCTCGCCTGATGGCAAGATGATGGCTGCCGGCGGCGGTGACGGCGTCGTCTATTTGTGGAAGCAGGACGACAAGGCCACGTCAGGCTGGACGCAGGACAAGAAGCTCGACGCCGATTCCTGGCACATCGACAAGCTGGCCTTTGCCGCGGGAGGAACCCGGCTGGCGGCGACGACGACCGATAACGGCATCCGGCTGTGGGATGTCGCCAAGGGCGAGGAAATCGCCTTGCCCGATGAGGCCGAGCCTTTGCGGGACGTCAGCGTGCTCGCGCTGGCGATCTCGCAGGACGGCAGCCTGTTCGCCACCGGCAGCAAGGACGGGCAGGTCCAGCTCTGGCGCGCCGCCGACGGCACGCTGGCGCGCGCCATGCCGAAGCAGGCTTTTCTCATCGGCTCGCTGAGCTTCGCCAAGGGTGAGCGTCTGGTCGCATCCTGCGGCTATCGCTGCGCCGACAAGCACCGCTCCATCGTCTGGAACACCGACAGCGGCGAGAAACTGCTCGACTACGCCGGCCATGACGGCACCGTCTATGCCAGCGCCGCCAATGCCGACGGCTCGCTTGTGGCGACCGCCGGAGGCACCCGCAACGCCATCCAGGTCTGGGACCCGGCAACCGGCGAACGCAAGGCCTTGCTGCAAGGGGTTGGAGAGCCGGTGACCGCTGTCGGCGTCGATCCGGCAAACGGCATCATCGCCTGGGGCAATGCCAACCCCTGCCCGGAGCGCGTGGCTTGCCCGGAACAGCTGGGCGCGCTGGACAAGAAGCTGGAACTGCCCACCACCGAGCGGTTCTTCGACGACCCGCAGCCCCTGACCGAGCCCGGCTCGTTTGCACGCGCAGCACTTGCCGACGGTGAATGGTCGCTGCACGCCAAAACGGGCGGCAAGGACGCGCTGGAAAACGCGGTGCTGGAGATCGCCAATGGCGGCAAGGTGGTGCGCTCGATCGAGAACGACGCCACCAACGGCTTTGCCCATTCCGCTTTCACGCTGATCGACAACGGGCTTGGGCTGATCACCGGCGGCAATGACGGCACGCTGCTGGAATACAAGGCGGCGACCGCCAGGGTCTCCGGCGAATTCATCGGCCATACCGGCGAAATCAACGCAATGGTCGCCTCGCAGAAGGCCGGTCTGCTGGTCACCGGCAGCGCCGACCAGACGTTGAGGTTGTGGAACCTGAAGACGCACGAGCTGATCGTGTCGATGTTCTTTGCCGGCTCGCAATGGATCGCCTGGATGCCGCAGGGCTATTATTACTCCTCCGACGAGGGCGACAAGCTGATCGGCTGGCACGTCAACCAGGGCCGCGACCATGAAGGCCGTTTCATCCGCGCCGGCCAGTTGAAGAAATACCTCTGGAGCCCGGAAATGGTGCGCCGCGCCATCATCCTGCGCAGCGCCAGGCAGGCGGTCCAAGAGATGCGGCCGGGCGTCGACAACGAGTTGCAGAAGCTTCTGCAGCGCAAGCCGCCGGAATTCGGCATCCGCCTTGCCGACGACCAGAGCAAGGTCCGCGACGGTTATGTCGCCGTCGAGATCACAGGCGCCGAGGAAGCCGGAACCGATGTCGCCGGCTTCTCGATCCTGTCGAACAGCCGCAATGTCGGCGACATCGCCACGCGCTCGGCCGATGGCGACAAGACAACAGTCGAAGTGCCGGTCGAGGACGGCCAGAACACCATCCGCATCACCGGCACCAACGAATATGGCTATCTGACCGAGCGCAGCGTGACCGCGCTGGCGAGGAAGACCGAAAAGGCCGAGGCCAAGGGCAAGCTCTATGTCGCGGTCATCGGCGTCGACAAATATCCGTTCCTGACCGATGCCTGTTCGGGCCACGCCTGCGACCTGCGCTACCCCGTCGACGATGCCACCGAATTCCTGAACGTCATTGCGCAGAAATCATCGCCGCTGTTCTCGTCGATGGAGACGCTGGTGCTGGTCAACCGCGAGGCGCTCGACGAAAGCCCCGACAAGGCCCAGCAGACCTACACGGTCGCCAGCGCCGACACCGTCATGGAACCGGATTCGCACACGATCGACGATCAGCTCGCCGATTTCCTCGACAAGCCTGGCGAGCACGACACCACCATCGTCTTCGTCGCCGGCCATGGCATCAACATCGACGAGGATTACTATTTCATCCCGACCGATGGCCGCAAACAGGATGCCGATCGCTGGAAGCGCTCCTCGCTTGTCGACTGGGGTGACATCCAGAAATCGGTCGAGCGGGCCAAGGGCATGCGCTTCATGCTCCTCGACACCTGCCACGCCGCCAACGCCTTCAACCCGCGCCTGGAAAAGGACGCGCAGGACGCACGCATCGTCGTGTTCTCAGCGACCGCCGCCAACAACACCGCCGCCGAATTGCCGGAACTCGGCCACGGCGTCTTCACCTATTCGATCCTCGAAGGCCTGCGCGGCAAGGCCAAAACCTCCGATGGCGGCGTGACGCTGTTCGGGCTCGCTGATTTCATCTCGCGCGAGGTGGTGCGGCTGACCGCGTCGAAGCAGAAGCCGTTCTACTATGTCGGCGGCGTGGAGAACATCGTGTTGGCCGAGCCGTGA